Genomic DNA from Trichoderma asperellum chromosome 5, complete sequence:
TAGCTCTCAAGTCTTCAAGTCCTTTCATTACCTCTCGTTGTCTTCCATCATAGTTCACGGTTCGCATCCATTCTTCTAAACTTTTAATTCTCTGAGGATGAATTTTATCCAATAATGTCATGTCTCTGGTCGCACCCTTACCCTCGCTCCAGTACCGCCACCAAGCGGTAAAATTCTCTCTCCAAGTCATTATATCCTTGTCTCGAATGGCATCGGGGCCCGCTGCCCAATTAGTATATGCATTGGGGTAAGGTTCGGCAAGATCCAAATATTCATCGAGTGATATTTTTTTGTGAACTCCTTTCTTTCCAGTGACCTTGGTAAATGTATTCGCGATGTCGGTCATACTAACTTGGTCAGTGGCGACCTCTAGATCAAGCCCAGCTGATTCGTGTGGGTTGTCGAAGATCCATAGGTTATAGACGCCCACATCTTCAAGAGCTATCAGTGGTATCTTGCCATCACCTATTCGAAATAAGTTAGATTACAAAACTTCTAATTGAACCTATTGGCAGTATCACTGGACATACTGGCAGGATTAGCCCAAACAAACGATCCGTCGTCTTGCTCCTTTGGCACATACATGCCGTCGAAGAGCATATTCATGTATGGCCCGGTGGTAAAAAGTGTCGTCTTCATGCTttcttggccatggctgagTATGAAGTCACCGATGCGACCTTTGGCATCGTTATGACCCCAGTGATATTTCTCATCCCAACCCGATTTGCGAAGTGCATAATCTGAATTGGCCCAAATGTAATGCTTTACCCCTTGGTGTCTAGCTATCTCATAAGCCCTGACGCCGTAAAAGCCCTCGTTCTTCTCGCCAAGAGTGAACCCGTCTAGGTTAACCCAAGCTCCATAAACTCCTTCGAACGCTCTTCGGAGATCCTCCAAGTTGTCTTGGCTACCTTCGAGGAGGGTAACATTGGGCAAAGCGGCTAGTTCCAGGCTTCGTCGCGACTTAGAGTCTCGAGTCAGTACCCTTACACAGTAACGTTTACTTTCGGAAAGCGCTGAATTATTTCCAATTATTAGCCTACGTTTAATCTCAGAGATCGTATACCTACCTTTAATAACTGGAATGCCCTGGGCACCCGTTCCACCAATGACTAAGATCTGCCTCAAGGCTGACATTTTCAATAGATGAAACCGAGATTATTCTTTAGATACCTTTCGAGCTTCCTTGAATAATTCTTGAGAAGACCTCCACTTTATACTATTTTGATGTCGCAATTGGTGTGCATACCACTATAGTAGCCAAAGAACACtttgttattttataaatcaTAACTAAGCTCCCGATATACACCAAGTTGAATGATTAGTGATCTCGAGTGCCATAATTCGCGTATCTCGCTATAAATGGTTATTAAT
This window encodes:
- a CDS encoding uncharacterized protein (EggNog:ENOG41) produces the protein MSALRQILVIGGTGAQGIPVIKALSESKRYCVRVLTRDSKSRRSLELAALPNVTLLEGSQDNLEDLRRAFEGVYGAWVNLDGFTLGEKNEGFYGVRAYEIARHQGVKHYIWANSDYALRKSGWDEKYHWGHNDAKGRIGDFILSHGQESMKTTLFTTGPYMNMLFDGMYVPKEQDDGSFVWANPASDGKIPLIALEDVGVYNLWIFDNPHESAGLDLEVATDQVSMTDIANTFTKVTGKKGVHKKISLDEYLDLAEPYPNAYTNWAAGPDAIRDKDIMTWRENFTAWWRYWSEGKGATRDMTLLDKIHPQRIKSLEEWMRTVNYDGRQREVMKGLEDLRAKKSAIDP